Proteins encoded within one genomic window of Halodesulfurarchaeum formicicum:
- a CDS encoding right-handed parallel beta-helix repeat-containing protein — MNRRQLLRQSAVTGIVGVTGVAVYRQVVDRFSNEPPPNRDTDTDPNGDDQIETPADLSPPAEEEPVRHGDEFGTVVDAVKAGADPEGNEPIDDFLNEYADDDTLLSFPAGTYLLPQIRLTEYDHLGVVAAHEEHPTFVAPANSCIDTDPHIQFDQITNFLLEGIDFDFSRDGAGGAVNVIASGDATVRDVTAQGSCRQQIAMFRIDIRDPEGTGLVERLRMQNAENSGWMTGAYVGQRHSGEVTFRDCELSEFTDNGLYGSAPGVSDGGGGTVHTEGGHFENNNVSNIRLGTDGSTARDDTIVVESAPKIDSINLRGIRFRRGSGQLVEDCDIRFGPEVTNSFGAIVFHADNGGARVANTQVTMDSDDIPAIKGFYHSGGGEGGPTFENLTVDGEAKRGYTVQLNGRDGTVFRNCTIEQRGDHRDGIRVAYSEGCELVDSRIDVSGYPLILRDSTMTIRNTTFVTPDGERHVDHMEAGPGDFRPGTWT; from the coding sequence ATGAACCGACGCCAACTCCTGCGACAGAGTGCAGTAACCGGAATTGTGGGGGTCACCGGCGTCGCCGTGTATCGCCAGGTCGTCGACCGCTTTTCGAACGAACCACCCCCGAATAGAGATACTGACACGGACCCGAACGGGGACGACCAGATCGAAACCCCAGCAGACCTGAGCCCGCCAGCCGAGGAGGAGCCGGTCCGTCACGGCGACGAATTCGGCACCGTCGTGGACGCCGTGAAGGCTGGTGCGGATCCCGAGGGAAACGAACCCATCGACGACTTCCTGAACGAGTATGCAGACGATGACACGCTCCTCTCGTTCCCGGCCGGAACCTACCTGCTCCCGCAGATCAGGCTCACCGAGTACGATCACCTCGGCGTTGTCGCGGCCCACGAGGAACACCCGACGTTCGTCGCGCCGGCGAACAGCTGTATCGATACCGACCCACACATCCAGTTCGACCAGATCACGAACTTCCTGCTGGAAGGGATCGACTTCGATTTCAGCCGGGATGGGGCCGGTGGCGCGGTCAACGTCATCGCGTCGGGTGACGCGACAGTCCGCGATGTCACCGCACAGGGCAGTTGTCGCCAACAGATCGCCATGTTTCGGATCGATATCCGTGACCCCGAGGGGACCGGCCTCGTCGAGCGGCTCCGGATGCAAAACGCCGAGAACAGCGGCTGGATGACCGGGGCCTACGTCGGGCAACGCCACTCCGGCGAGGTGACCTTCCGGGACTGCGAACTCAGTGAATTCACCGACAACGGGCTCTACGGCTCGGCACCCGGCGTTTCAGACGGTGGGGGCGGGACGGTCCACACGGAGGGCGGGCACTTCGAGAACAACAACGTCTCGAATATCCGCCTTGGGACGGATGGGTCGACGGCTCGCGACGACACCATCGTCGTCGAATCCGCGCCCAAAATCGATTCGATAAACCTCCGGGGCATCCGTTTCCGGCGGGGGAGCGGCCAACTGGTCGAGGACTGTGACATCCGGTTCGGGCCCGAGGTTACGAACAGTTTCGGTGCCATCGTCTTCCATGCCGACAACGGCGGCGCTCGGGTCGCCAACACACAGGTTACGATGGACAGCGATGACATCCCTGCCATCAAGGGGTTCTACCACTCCGGAGGCGGCGAGGGCGGGCCGACGTTCGAAAACCTGACCGTCGACGGCGAAGCGAAACGGGGGTACACCGTCCAACTGAACGGTCGGGACGGGACCGTCTTCAGGAACTGCACCATCGAACAACGGGGCGACCATCGTGACGGTATCCGTGTCGCCTACTCCGAGGGCTGTGAACTCGTCGATTCCCGCATCGACGTCTCCGGCTATCCGCTCATTCTCCGTGACTCGACGATGACCATCCGCAACACAACCTTCGTCACCCCCGACGGCGAGCGCCACGTCGACCATATGGAGGCCGGTCCGGGTGACTTCCGGCCGGGGACGTGGACATGA